From one Triticum aestivum cultivar Chinese Spring chromosome 4B, IWGSC CS RefSeq v2.1, whole genome shotgun sequence genomic stretch:
- the LOC123094509 gene encoding dof zinc finger protein DOF3.1, whose product MEAPLHQLAPMQQALLAHPQNCKHDAAATMAATDMACVQQQQQLLQLQPAAANPNTPSAAAREQCPRCASHDTKFCYYNNYNTSQPRHFCRACRRYWTLGGSLRNVPIGGSTRKRLRPAPQQAMRRPPVHFGAPPPPMPAQSHSQQAPQGGLLSSLFALGGAPLFEGRVGFDLGLGLPGLSQVGLGGSAGEFGLHSLGLRGGHAGTSAPMLWPTAFLDNGNVDTWKVSGGGAAAMWAPEFSSAPTVAQVGGNGMFHGGAQIMGQL is encoded by the coding sequence ATGGAAGCTCCTCTGCACCAGCTGGCCCCCATGCAGCAAGCACTGCTCGCCCATCCCCAGAACTGCAAGCACGACGCCGCGGCGACGATGGCCGCGACGGACATGGCCTgcgtccagcagcagcagcagctgttgCAGCTGCAGCCGGCGGCGGCGAACCCGAACACGCCCTCGGCCGCGGCGCGGGAGCAGTGCCCGCGGTGCGCGTCGCACGACACCAAGTTCTGCTACTACAACAACTACAACACGTCGCAGCCGCGCCACTTCTGCCGTGCCTGCCGCCGCTACTGGACGCTCGGGGGCTCCCTCCGCAACGTCCCCATCGGGGGCTCCACCCGCAAGCGCCTGCGCCCGGCGCCGCAGCAGGCGATGCGCCGCCCGCCCGTCCACTTCGGCGCGCCTCCGCCACCGATGCCGGCGCAGTCGCACTCCCAGCAGGCTCCGCAAGGCGGACTTCTCAGCTCGCTGTTCGCGCTAGGCGGGGCGCCGCTGTTCGAGGGCCGCGTCGGGTTCGACCTCGGCCTCGGCCTGCCCGGGCTGAGCCAGGTGGGGCTCGGCGGCAGCGCCGGGGAGTTCGGCCTGCACTCCCTCGGGCTCCGGGGCGGCCATGCAGGGACGTCGGCGCCGATGCTCTGGCCAACTGCGTTCTTGGACAACGGCAATGTGGACACGTGGAAGgtgtccggcggcggggcggctgccATGTGGGCGCCGGAGTTCTCTTCTGCGCCGACGGTAGCACAGGTCGGCGGCAATGGCATGTTTCATGGCGGGGCCCAGATAATGGGACAACTGTGA